One genomic segment of Chitinibacter sp. FCG-7 includes these proteins:
- a CDS encoding ATP-binding cassette domain-containing protein yields the protein MMTQTNLEATQGVSLQLKGIERRFGEQTVLHALDLNIAPGEFIAIVGRSGCGKSTLLRLIAQLDEPSGGKIIANNKPLEQSQVETRLMFQEARLLPWKTVLANVGLGLIGNWEDQALAALQEVGLAEHAHKWPSQLSGGQKQRVALARALIHQPELLLLDEPLGALDALTRIEMQQLIERLWQTHGFTVLLVTHDVQEAVALADRVILLDQGQVGLDQTIALPPPAQPRQYPFCRVGRANPAPRTQTGRRPASPCQTQRNPARPRRTALGFVSHKAADDCGFVV from the coding sequence ATGATGACGCAAACCAATCTGGAAGCCACGCAAGGCGTTAGCCTGCAACTGAAAGGCATCGAGCGCCGCTTTGGCGAGCAAACCGTGCTACACGCGCTGGACCTGAATATTGCGCCGGGTGAATTTATTGCGATTGTCGGGCGATCTGGCTGCGGCAAATCGACGCTACTGCGACTCATTGCCCAGCTGGACGAGCCCAGCGGCGGCAAGATTATTGCCAACAACAAGCCGCTGGAGCAATCACAAGTCGAAACCCGACTGATGTTTCAGGAGGCCCGCCTGCTGCCATGGAAAACCGTACTTGCGAATGTCGGACTGGGTCTCATTGGCAATTGGGAAGATCAGGCTTTGGCCGCCTTGCAGGAAGTCGGTCTGGCCGAGCACGCACACAAATGGCCTAGCCAGCTCTCGGGTGGGCAGAAGCAACGTGTTGCATTAGCACGTGCGCTGATCCACCAGCCCGAGTTATTGCTGCTGGATGAGCCGCTGGGCGCACTCGATGCGCTAACCCGCATCGAAATGCAGCAACTGATCGAGCGCCTGTGGCAAACACATGGCTTCACCGTTTTGCTGGTGACGCACGATGTACAGGAAGCCGTGGCACTGGCTGATCGGGTGATATTGCTTGATCAGGGGCAGGTAGGGCTGGATCAAACCATCGCCCTGCCCCCGCCCGCGCAGCCACGGCAATATCCATTTTGCCGCGTTGGAAGAGCTAATCCTGCACCGCGTACTCAAACAGGCCGACGGCCAGCCAGTCCTTGCCAAACCCAGCGAAATCCCGCTCGCCCCCGGCGCACTGCGCTGGGCTTTGTAAGCCACAAGGCCGCAGATGATTGCGGCTTTGTGGTTTGA